Genomic segment of Paenibacillus macerans:
TGCGGGAACCTAAAAGCCAGAGGAGAGCAAAATGACCGATTCAATCCGCAAAGACGCCGGCCTGACCCGCCAAGGCGCCGCCCTGATCAATGAAGTCATCCGCACCGAGGTTCCTTACGGAACGCTTGCGCTATGGTTTCTGGGGCAGGAGAGCGTGATTATTAAAGGAGACGGAATTACGCTTTATGTGGATCCATACGTCTCGGGCGACCTTGATTCCGGAGACTGGAGACGGACTTTTCCGGCCCCGATCGAACCGGGAGATATTCTGGGGGCCGATTTATGCCTGATCACGCATGAGCATGACGACCATATGGATGGGGGGACCTTGCCCTATTTTCACCGGCAGAACCCGGCGGCGCCGATCGTGGCCCCGGCCTGCTGCAAGCCGGCTTTGCAGGAGATGGGGATTGCGGCCCCGCAAATTTGGGAGGCCGATGACCGCCGCCAGTTGGAGCTGTTCTCCAAACTCCGCCTTACGGTCATTCCCGCCGCTCACGAACAGTTGGAACGGGATGAGGAAGGAAAACCCCGTTACGTCGGTTACGTGATCGAACTGAACGGCGTCACGCTGTACCATGCCGGGGACACGCTGGTGTACCCCGAATTGATCGAGCGGCTGCGGGCGGTCCGGCCGGACGTCGCCCTGCTGCCGATCAACGGCCGCGATTATTTCCGCGGGCAGCGCGGCATCGTCGGCAACATGAACTACCGGGAAGCCGCGGAGCTGGCGGCCGCTATCGACGCCGACACTGTCATCCCGCTGCATTACGACTTGTTTGCCGTCAACGCGGAGAAGCCCGGCCATTTCGTGGACGATTTGTACGAACGTTTCCCGGAGCAAAAATGCCATGTCATGGCCCGGGGAGAGCGGTTCGTGTACGTGTCGCCGCGGGCGTTTTTGCGGTGAACTTGTAACGGGCGGCCCGTTCCGAGCGTTAATCGCCTGCTTCGGAGTACAGGCGGGAGATCGCTTCCGCTTCGCGCCGCACCCGCTCGCGCAGCTCCGGCGGCTCCAGCACCCTGGCCTCCGGGCCGCAGGCGAGCACGATCTCGCACGCCGATTCCAGCGTCTGAAATTCGATATCCGCTTTGACAAACCCCTGTTCGTCCGGCTTTTCGGCATGGAGCACTTTGGCGTAACGCTCCCTGCGCAGCCGGTTCAGCCGGGGTTCT
This window contains:
- a CDS encoding MBL fold metallo-hydrolase — its product is MTDSIRKDAGLTRQGAALINEVIRTEVPYGTLALWFLGQESVIIKGDGITLYVDPYVSGDLDSGDWRRTFPAPIEPGDILGADLCLITHEHDDHMDGGTLPYFHRQNPAAPIVAPACCKPALQEMGIAAPQIWEADDRRQLELFSKLRLTVIPAAHEQLERDEEGKPRYVGYVIELNGVTLYHAGDTLVYPELIERLRAVRPDVALLPINGRDYFRGQRGIVGNMNYREAAELAAAIDADTVIPLHYDLFAVNAEKPGHFVDDLYERFPEQKCHVMARGERFVYVSPRAFLR